The following is a genomic window from Prevotella sp. E13-17.
TAGATGCCGCTCCAGTCGGGGCCGCGGTGACGGATTTTCTGACTCATCTTCAGTGCCTTTTCACGCAGAGCAGGCATTTGTTCTTTTGCGTTTTTGCCCTGACAGGCGCCATCTTGCGTTGTCGAGCGAAAGATTCCAACGATTCCACACATAGTCTTATTCTAGTTTTTTGTTGCTTTTGTTGTTGTTATGGGTTATTTCTGCAAACTGTCAATATAGTTCACGAAAGCCTGATTGCAGAGTCGAGTGCCGCCAGGCGTGGGGTAGTGGCCCGTGAAGTACCAGTCGCCGGGGTGGCTGGGGCACGCCTTGTGCAGTCCTTCGATGCTTTGGAACACCAGCTCGATGGGCGCCTGCATATCCTTTGGGCGCAATATTTCCACAATCTTCTGGTTGATTTCCTCAACGGTGAATGGCTCGTAGAGGGCGCGCACGCAGTTTTGCATCTGCTCCTTGGGCTTCTGCAGTTCGTGCTTGCAAGCTTCGTAGGTGTCGCTTACCAGCTGTTGCATGCCGCGTTGCTTCAGCAGTGCCATTGTGGCGCGAAAGGCACAGAACTCCTCTAATCGGGCCATGTCGATGCCATAGTAGTCGGGGTAGCGAATCTGTGGCGAGCTTGACACCATCACAATCTTCTTGGGGTGCAGTCGGTCCAGTATCTTAAAGATGCTCTCTTTGAGCGTGGTGCCGCGCACGATGCTGTCGTCGATAATCACCAGGTTGTCCACCTGTGGGCGCAGCGAACCGTAGCTAATGTCATAGACATGGGCTGCCAGATCGTTGCGCTCGCTGTTGTCGGTGATAAAGGTGCGCAGCTTGATGTCTTTCCATACCACCTTTTCTGTGCGCACATCACCGTGAAGCTTGCGGAAACCGTCGGTCATACCATAAAAGGCCACCTCGGCCGTGTTGGGTATATACGAGAAGACGGTGTTGTCCACGTCCCCGTCGATGGCCTGCTTGATGGCGGGTGTGAGCAGTTCGCCCAGTCGTTTGCGCTCCTGATAGATGTCGCAGTCTGAACCTCTGCTGAAGTAGATGCGCTCGAACGAGCAGGCGCATAGTTGCTGTGCAGGCATGATCTGTGCCAGTTGGCTTTCACCGTTCTGATGAACGATGAGAGCCTGGCCGGGTTTCAGTTCATGTATGTCCGTTGCCTGAATGTCGAAGGTGGTCTGCAGCACGGGACGCTCGCTGGCAAGTGCGATGATCTCTTCATCGCGATAGTAGAAAGCCGGGCGTATGCCCCAAGGGTCGCGCACCGAGAACATCTCGCCCGAGCCGGTGAGTCCGCACATCACGTAGCCGCCATCGTAGTGCTGCATGGTGGTGCGCAGCACGTTGGCCATCTCTACATGACTGTCTATATAGTCGGTGATGGCCGTGCCCTCCAGTCCTTGCGCTTTGGCCTCGGCGAAGAGACGCTCCACCTCGCGGTCCAGCCGGTGTCCCATCAGTTCGAGTGTGATGTATGAGTCACCATAGATGCGAGGCGATTGTCCCTGCGCTGTGAGAAAACGGAAGACCTCGTCGATGTTAGTCATGTTGAAGTTGCCACACAGACACAGGTTCTTCGCTCTCCAGTTGTTGCGGCGCAAGAAAGGATGAACAAATGTCAGTCCACTCTTGCCTGTGGTCGAGTAGCGCAGGTGTCCCATGAGCAGCTCGCCCTTCATCTCTTCTGTTACTCTGGAGAAAATCTGTGTGATGGCATCCTTGCCTTCTGCTTTCTCACGAAACATATACTCGGTGCCAGGCTTGTTGGTCAGGCTCACCGATGCAATACCGGCACCCTCCTGTCCGCGATTGTGCTGCTTCTCCATCATCAGGTAGAGCTTGTTGAATCCGTAGGCCCAGGTGCCGTATTTCTTCTCGTAGTAGTCAAGTGGCTTCAGCAGACGAATCATTGCCACGCCACATTCGTGTTTCAGCTGTTCCATATTCTATTTGCAGGCTTTGATGAACGACATGAACAAGGGGTGCGGGTTGAGTACCGTCGATGTGTATTCGGGGTGGAACTGGGTTCCGATGTACCAGCGTTTCTCGGGTATCTCGACAATCTCCACCAGGTTGGCGGCGGGGTTGATGCCCACGCACTTCATGCCGGCAGCCTCGTACTCCTGCTGATACTGGTTGTTGAACTCGTAGCGGTGGCGGTGGCGCTCCTTGATAAAGAGACTCTCCTCCGACCCCTCTCTGTGA
Proteins encoded in this region:
- a CDS encoding amidophosphoribosyltransferase, translated to MEQLKHECGVAMIRLLKPLDYYEKKYGTWAYGFNKLYLMMEKQHNRGQEGAGIASVSLTNKPGTEYMFREKAEGKDAITQIFSRVTEEMKGELLMGHLRYSTTGKSGLTFVHPFLRRNNWRAKNLCLCGNFNMTNIDEVFRFLTAQGQSPRIYGDSYITLELMGHRLDREVERLFAEAKAQGLEGTAITDYIDSHVEMANVLRTTMQHYDGGYVMCGLTGSGEMFSVRDPWGIRPAFYYRDEEIIALASERPVLQTTFDIQATDIHELKPGQALIVHQNGESQLAQIMPAQQLCACSFERIYFSRGSDCDIYQERKRLGELLTPAIKQAIDGDVDNTVFSYIPNTAEVAFYGMTDGFRKLHGDVRTEKVVWKDIKLRTFITDNSERNDLAAHVYDISYGSLRPQVDNLVIIDDSIVRGTTLKESIFKILDRLHPKKIVMVSSSPQIRYPDYYGIDMARLEEFCAFRATMALLKQRGMQQLVSDTYEACKHELQKPKEQMQNCVRALYEPFTVEEINQKIVEILRPKDMQAPIELVFQSIEGLHKACPSHPGDWYFTGHYPTPGGTRLCNQAFVNYIDSLQK